The Neochlamydia sp. S13 genome has a segment encoding these proteins:
- a CDS encoding ankyrin repeat domain-containing protein, translating to MKISNFFSLINPCSSQHHALRDFSILSSKSKLWVGSLTALITLVALPLLPLAVPIAVFSFRTLVKKFSAAKISTKPRLQDQANAVQYTARQIAFKRINVEHVNRAVAEDLDSPKKEVTSTSKNEISLTVSSSSNIDSILLPETEEINLNEEKLPLLHLAAKRGKLDEVERLLLIHPINEKSPKSQRTALSVAAEAGKLHIVKYLLQKGANPQLKDQHFHRALELAAQAGHLDIVKALHQQDTNPFRELLSEALLLSARTGKKDVVSYLLEQKADANSTDREGNLPLHLAAQAGHLQVVEILVGLTKNIDALNHDKRTPLSCAAESGEVAVVEYLLNQNSNPAIKDKNNELPIIWAAKKGHVAIVEILLSKIDKAYEREKVLTLALRFACHYGKKKDIKTLLTLGGDVNKEDDDGKLPLHHAAEKGSLSTVKILLPLTQNVNAKEGDKDQTALSLAAESGKIEIVNYLLEHGADANEADQSKALPLHYAALAGHLPVIRALIKATPHINERDDSESTALSYAVQGNHREIAQFLLKHHADANISDKNLRLPLHYAAKHGNVELVKILVDKTTDINAKDYRGITALRWAKEHLSEKNRMNYEQIIQLLETKGALE from the coding sequence ATGAAAATATCAAATTTTTTTTCCTTAATTAACCCTTGTTCTTCTCAGCATCATGCTCTTCGAGATTTTAGCATTCTTAGTAGTAAATCAAAGCTATGGGTGGGTAGCCTTACTGCCTTAATTACCTTAGTGGCCCTCCCTCTTTTACCCTTAGCTGTGCCCATCGCTGTCTTCTCTTTTCGCACGTTAGTGAAAAAATTTTCTGCTGCTAAAATATCTACAAAACCTAGGCTTCAAGACCAGGCTAATGCGGTGCAATACACTGCCCGCCAAATTGCTTTTAAGCGGATAAATGTTGAGCATGTTAATAGAGCTGTCGCCGAGGATCTAGACAGCCCTAAGAAAGAAGTGACTTCTACAAGCAAGAATGAGATTTCCTTGACGGTTAGCTCTTCAAGCAATATAGATAGCATCTTGTTGCCAGAAACGGAGGAAATTAATTTAAATGAAGAGAAGCTCCCTCTTTTACACTTGGCAGCAAAAAGAGGAAAGCTAGATGAAGTCGAAAGACTTCTTCTCATTCATCCCATTAATGAAAAAAGCCCCAAGTCTCAGCGCACGGCTTTAAGTGTAGCCGCTGAAGCTGGGAAACTACACATTGTCAAATATTTATTGCAAAAAGGTGCTAATCCACAACTAAAAGATCAACATTTTCATCGTGCTTTGGAGCTAGCAGCTCAAGCAGGGCATTTAGATATTGTTAAAGCTTTGCACCAGCAGGACACCAATCCATTCAGAGAGCTTTTAAGCGAAGCGTTGCTTTTATCTGCCAGAACTGGAAAAAAAGATGTGGTTAGCTATTTACTAGAACAAAAGGCAGATGCAAATAGTACCGATAGAGAGGGCAATCTGCCCCTGCACCTTGCTGCCCAAGCTGGACATTTACAGGTTGTTGAGATCCTAGTAGGCCTTACTAAAAATATTGATGCTTTAAATCATGACAAGCGCACCCCTTTAAGTTGTGCAGCAGAATCAGGAGAAGTAGCAGTTGTAGAGTATTTATTAAATCAAAATTCTAACCCTGCCATTAAGGACAAAAATAATGAGCTGCCTATCATTTGGGCAGCTAAGAAAGGACATGTAGCTATTGTTGAAATCTTACTCTCAAAAATTGATAAGGCCTACGAGCGGGAAAAAGTCTTAACTTTAGCATTGAGATTTGCTTGCCATTATGGAAAGAAAAAAGATATTAAAACCTTACTCACCCTAGGGGGGGATGTTAACAAAGAAGATGATGATGGAAAGCTACCTTTACACCATGCTGCTGAGAAAGGCTCTTTATCTACTGTTAAAATTTTGCTTCCACTAACTCAAAATGTGAACGCCAAAGAAGGGGATAAGGATCAGACGGCTTTAAGCTTGGCAGCTGAAAGCGGAAAAATTGAGATAGTTAATTACTTATTAGAGCACGGTGCGGATGCTAATGAAGCTGACCAATCTAAAGCTTTACCTTTACATTATGCCGCTCTGGCAGGGCATTTGCCAGTTATTAGAGCTTTGATAAAAGCGACCCCTCATATTAATGAAAGAGATGATAGCGAAAGCACCGCTTTAAGTTATGCTGTACAAGGAAATCATCGAGAAATTGCCCAATTTTTATTAAAACACCACGCGGATGCAAACATCTCTGATAAAAACTTAAGGTTGCCCTTGCATTATGCTGCAAAGCATGGGAATGTAGAGTTAGTAAAAATTTTGGTAGATAAAACGACAGATATCAATGCCAAAGATTACCGGGGCATTACAGCTTTACGCTGGGCAAAAGAGCATCTTTCCGAAAAAAATCGGATGAACTACGAACAGATAATCCAACTTTTAGAGACTAAAGGCGCCTTAGAATAG
- a CDS encoding radical SAM protein — MNSLNIIEIFRSIQGETSLAGLPTTFIRLAACNLRCSWCDTTYSFGRGASYTLENIFSKVASFGCQYVCVTGGEPLLQANVIPLMEQLCQAGYIVSLETGGSLSTQKVNANVRIILDIKCPGSQMSNKNLWDNLNHLRFHDQIKFVISNREDYDYAKMVCSQYQLFKKVSEILFSPVFEVLPSHTLVNWILEDQLAVRLNLQIHKFIWPPHTRGV; from the coding sequence ATGAATTCTCTTAATATTATTGAAATTTTTCGTAGCATTCAAGGGGAAACAAGCTTAGCCGGGCTACCCACAACTTTCATACGCCTGGCGGCCTGTAATCTTCGCTGCTCATGGTGTGATACCACCTATTCATTTGGACGAGGGGCCTCTTATACCTTAGAAAATATTTTTTCAAAGGTAGCTTCTTTTGGCTGTCAATATGTGTGTGTGACGGGAGGGGAGCCACTTTTGCAGGCTAACGTCATCCCTTTAATGGAGCAATTATGCCAGGCAGGATATATTGTCAGTCTAGAAACTGGCGGTTCTTTGTCTACCCAAAAGGTGAATGCAAACGTACGCATTATTTTAGACATTAAATGCCCGGGAAGCCAGATGAGCAATAAAAACCTTTGGGATAACCTTAACCATTTGCGCTTTCATGATCAGATAAAATTTGTGATCAGCAATCGGGAAGATTACGATTATGCTAAGATGGTCTGCAGTCAATACCAATTATTTAAGAAAGTCAGTGAGATATTGTTTTCGCCTGTATTTGAGGTGTTGCCTTCCCACACCTTGGTCAATTGGATATTAGAAGATCAGCTAGCAGTACGCTTAAATTTGCAAATTCATAAATTTATATGGCCTCCCCATACCAGAGGCGTTTAG
- the queC gene encoding 7-cyano-7-deazaguanine synthase QueC: MKRAIVLLSGGLDSTVILALALAQGRECYALSFDYGQRHRIELTHASKIATYYQVKHCIVQIDSRVFKSSSLVSDLAVPKNRSKEDIGSGKTPNTYVPARNTLFLAYAMGQAEILDAQEIYLGANALDAPSYPDCTLSYIQAFQQVLNVGTKQAAEGNAPQLLTPLIHWDKAEIIRQGIALDVPMHMTFSCYDPTPQQKPCGQCDACILRAHGFVAAKG; this comes from the coding sequence ATGAAAAGAGCTATCGTTTTATTGAGTGGGGGATTAGACTCAACAGTTATATTAGCTCTTGCTCTAGCTCAAGGGAGAGAATGCTATGCTCTGAGTTTCGACTATGGTCAAAGGCATCGTATTGAGCTTACGCACGCCAGCAAAATTGCTACATACTACCAGGTTAAACATTGTATTGTCCAAATTGACTCAAGGGTATTTAAATCTTCCTCTTTAGTGTCAGATCTAGCGGTACCAAAAAATCGATCAAAAGAAGATATAGGCTCAGGGAAAACTCCCAATACCTATGTGCCAGCACGTAACACTCTCTTTCTAGCTTATGCTATGGGGCAAGCTGAAATACTAGATGCCCAGGAGATTTATTTAGGAGCTAATGCGTTAGATGCTCCCTCCTATCCCGACTGTACACTTAGCTACATTCAAGCTTTTCAGCAGGTTTTAAATGTGGGCACTAAGCAAGCTGCTGAAGGAAATGCGCCTCAGCTTTTAACACCTTTAATCCATTGGGATAAAGCCGAAATTATCCGTCAGGGCATCGCTTTAGACGTGCCTATGCATATGACTTTTAGCTGTTACGATCCGACGCCGCAACAAAAGCCTTGTGGGCAGTGCGACGCATGCATCTTAAGGGCCCATGGATTTGTAGCAGCAAAAGGGTAA